From Terriglobia bacterium, one genomic window encodes:
- a CDS encoding DUF4149 domain-containing protein, with product MAIVRFLMLLSLVAWLGGIIFFSFVVAPTVFSVLPTRHLAGSVVTRSLAALHWMGLVSGVVFAITSMIWTRATHGAAQPFAARHIVVYAMLALTLASQFGVSPRMQALRAGMGQIDDVAQDDPRRVEFNQLHAWSTRLEGGVFFLGLALLFLTARRLS from the coding sequence ATGGCGATCGTACGATTTCTGATGCTGCTCTCGCTGGTGGCTTGGCTGGGCGGCATCATCTTCTTTTCCTTCGTGGTCGCGCCCACGGTGTTCAGCGTGCTTCCCACGCGACACCTGGCGGGATCGGTGGTCACGCGCTCCCTGGCCGCGTTGCACTGGATGGGGCTGGTATCGGGCGTCGTGTTCGCGATCACCTCGATGATCTGGACCCGCGCCACGCACGGTGCGGCGCAGCCCTTCGCCGCCCGCCACATCGTCGTTTACGCCATGCTGGCGCTGACGCTGGCATCGCAGTTCGGGGTCTCGCCCAGGATGCAGGCGCTGCGCGCCGGCATGGGGCAGATCGACGACGTCGCGCAGGACGATCCACGCAGGGTCGAATTCAACCAGCTGCACGCGTGGTCCACGCGCTTGGAAGGCGGTGTCTTCTTTTTGGGGCTGGCCCTGCTGTTTCTGACCGCCCGTCGGCTGTCGTGA
- a CDS encoding response regulator has protein sequence MNTILIADDEESLRLLIRTTLESPEVTLLEATDGNTALEIARREQPDLIVLDWMMPGKSGIEVAKELRADPRTAAIAIVMLTAMGQEQDRKQGLAAGVQAFLVKPFSPLELLDRVQEVLRLSEFCQGERDEGAGKRYRKTA, from the coding sequence ATGAACACCATTCTCATAGCCGACGATGAAGAGAGTTTGCGTCTGCTGATCCGCACCACGCTGGAGAGCCCGGAGGTCACGCTGCTGGAGGCGACCGACGGCAATACCGCACTGGAGATTGCGCGGCGGGAGCAGCCGGACCTGATCGTGCTCGACTGGATGATGCCGGGCAAAAGCGGGATCGAAGTGGCGAAAGAGCTGCGCGCCGATCCCCGCACCGCCGCCATCGCCATCGTGATGCTCACCGCCATGGGCCAGGAGCAAGACCGCAAGCAGGGGCTGGCGGCCGGCGTGCAGGCCTTCCTGGTCAAGCCGTTCAGCCCGCTGGAGCTGCTGGACCGGGTGCAGGAAGTGCTGCGCCTGTCCGAGTTCTGCCAAGGGGAGCGCGATGAAGGCGCCGGAAAGCGATATCGCAAGACGGCTTGA
- a CDS encoding MoxR family ATPase yields MHPSTTPAKATQASQLEAELRKIIRGQQEILRLALVAVFARGHLLIEGVPGVGKTTLAHALARALDCTFQRIQFTSDMLPSDVVGISIYSAIEQKFEFKPGPVFANVLLADEINRTTPKTQSALLEAMNEGQVSVDGHSHALPHPFLVVATQNPVEHHGTYPLPESQLDRFLMRVRMGYPEPDSEREILRSEVGAAQLDTVRPAMNATDVTAVQEEVKNVRVDDALADYALQIVRRTRESESLTLGVSPRGSLMLYRAAQAMAYLDGRNFCIPEDFKTLAVPVFAHRVVVNARYSSTLKKSEQSEQILREIVEGVPVPV; encoded by the coding sequence ATGCATCCGTCCACTACGCCAGCAAAAGCCACGCAAGCTTCTCAACTCGAGGCAGAACTGCGCAAGATCATCCGCGGGCAGCAGGAGATCCTGCGGCTGGCGCTGGTCGCGGTCTTCGCCCGAGGGCACCTGCTGATCGAAGGCGTCCCCGGCGTGGGCAAGACCACGCTGGCGCACGCCTTGGCCCGCGCCCTGGACTGCACATTCCAGCGCATCCAGTTCACCAGCGACATGTTGCCCAGCGACGTGGTGGGCATCTCCATCTATTCCGCCATCGAGCAGAAATTCGAATTCAAGCCTGGCCCGGTGTTCGCCAACGTGCTGCTGGCCGACGAGATCAATCGCACCACGCCCAAGACGCAGTCGGCGCTGCTGGAGGCCATGAACGAAGGCCAAGTCAGCGTGGACGGCCACTCGCATGCACTCCCTCACCCCTTCCTGGTGGTGGCAACGCAGAACCCTGTGGAGCACCACGGGACGTATCCGCTGCCGGAGTCGCAACTCGACCGCTTCCTGATGCGCGTGCGCATGGGCTATCCAGAGCCGGACAGCGAGCGCGAGATCCTGCGCTCGGAGGTGGGCGCGGCACAGCTCGACACAGTGCGTCCGGCGATGAATGCGACCGACGTCACGGCTGTGCAGGAGGAGGTCAAGAACGTCCGCGTCGACGACGCGCTGGCCGACTATGCATTGCAGATCGTCCGCCGTACGCGCGAGTCGGAGTCGCTCACTCTGGGCGTCTCGCCGCGGGGCTCGCTCATGCTCTACCGCGCCGCCCAGGCCATGGCCTACCTCGACGGCCGCAACTTCTGCATCCCGGAAGACTTCAAGACGCTTGCTGTCCCGGTCTTCGCCCACCGCGTGGTGGTCAACGCGCGTTACTCCTCGACGCTCAAGAAATCCGAACAGTCGGAGCAGATCCTGCGCGAGATCGTGGAGGGCGTGCCCGTCCCCGTCTGA
- a CDS encoding heme lyase CcmF/NrfE family subunit, producing the protein MPVFGSYSLLLALALSVYSLLAGALVLLRPRMPNADRLGDTARRAGMGVFIALTCAMLALVAACFQNDFSVAYIFHHSNKDLAPAYKFSVLWSGQEGSLLFWAWLLSTYGFVMRLRHKVDTRLVAHASVIVAAVQVFFTLLITFAANPFAMMIGDIPPDGNGLNPLLQYPEMVIHPPMLYLGYVGFTIPFAFALGALIMKYPGEKWIHITRRWTMVTWLFLSCGVSLGMHWAYSVLGWGGYWGWDPVENASILPWFAGTAFLHSVMMQEKRGMLKMWNMWLIFATFMLAIFGTFLTRSGVVSSVHAFAQSSIGPWFSGFLALTFAVCMFFFVRNRGHLKSENKLESLVSRESSFLFNNLALLAACFAVLWGTLFPVLSEWVQGTKITVGPPFFNRVMIPITLFLLLLTAVGPLLAWRSTSWESVKRNFTVPAIIAVAAAVALIPLGWKPWQDISQFYSMMTIALSVLVMATVASEFLRGARVIGEKTKQNLFASMVQLTRRNTRRYGGYIVHVGVVIMMIGFAGAAFNTDAEKELATGDSMQIGAYTLVLDSYTQDDNPNYGSESAIINVIKDGKKIDTLYPERRFFKASQQTATIVANRSTLKEDLYLVYTGKSEKDRPIIKAHLNPLVMWIWVGVWGVIFGTAIALVPVQAAVTLKQPARSHASAVEVGD; encoded by the coding sequence ATGCCAGTATTCGGTAGTTACTCCCTTCTCCTCGCCCTGGCGCTCAGCGTGTATTCGTTGCTGGCGGGGGCGCTCGTTCTGCTGCGCCCGCGCATGCCCAATGCGGACCGCCTGGGCGACACCGCCCGGCGCGCCGGCATGGGCGTTTTCATCGCCCTCACCTGCGCCATGCTGGCGCTGGTGGCGGCTTGCTTCCAGAACGATTTTTCCGTTGCCTACATCTTCCACCACAGTAATAAGGACCTGGCGCCGGCCTACAAATTCAGCGTGCTTTGGTCTGGGCAGGAAGGCTCGCTGCTGTTTTGGGCGTGGCTGCTCTCCACCTACGGCTTCGTGATGCGCCTGCGCCACAAGGTGGACACACGCCTGGTGGCGCATGCGTCGGTGATCGTGGCCGCGGTGCAGGTCTTCTTCACCCTGCTGATCACGTTCGCCGCCAACCCGTTCGCCATGATGATCGGCGACATCCCGCCCGACGGCAACGGCCTGAACCCTCTGCTACAGTATCCCGAGATGGTGATCCATCCCCCGATGCTCTACCTGGGGTACGTGGGCTTCACCATCCCCTTCGCCTTCGCGCTGGGGGCCCTGATCATGAAGTATCCCGGCGAGAAGTGGATCCACATCACGCGCCGCTGGACCATGGTCACGTGGTTGTTCCTGAGCTGCGGCGTTTCACTCGGGATGCATTGGGCTTACTCGGTGCTGGGCTGGGGCGGCTACTGGGGATGGGACCCGGTGGAGAACGCTTCCATCCTGCCCTGGTTCGCCGGCACCGCCTTCCTGCACTCGGTGATGATGCAGGAGAAGCGCGGCATGCTGAAGATGTGGAACATGTGGCTCATCTTCGCCACCTTCATGCTGGCCATCTTCGGCACGTTCCTCACCCGCTCCGGCGTGGTCAGTTCGGTGCACGCGTTCGCGCAGTCCTCGATCGGTCCGTGGTTTTCCGGTTTCCTGGCCCTGACCTTCGCCGTGTGCATGTTCTTCTTCGTGCGCAACCGGGGACACCTCAAGAGCGAGAACAAGCTGGAGTCGCTGGTCTCGCGTGAGTCGAGCTTCCTCTTCAACAACCTGGCGCTGCTTGCCGCCTGTTTTGCCGTTCTCTGGGGAACTCTCTTCCCGGTGCTGAGCGAATGGGTGCAGGGGACCAAGATCACGGTCGGGCCGCCATTCTTTAACCGGGTGATGATCCCGATCACGCTCTTCCTGTTGTTGCTGACCGCGGTCGGCCCGCTGCTCGCCTGGCGCAGCACCTCATGGGAGAGCGTGAAGCGCAACTTCACCGTCCCGGCCATCATCGCCGTCGCCGCTGCGGTCGCGCTTATCCCCCTCGGTTGGAAGCCCTGGCAGGACATCTCGCAGTTCTACTCCATGATGACCATCGCGCTCTCGGTGCTGGTCATGGCGACGGTGGCTTCCGAGTTCCTGCGCGGCGCGCGCGTCATCGGCGAGAAGACGAAACAGAACCTCTTCGCCTCGATGGTGCAGCTCACGCGCCGCAACACCCGCCGCTACGGCGGATACATCGTCCACGTCGGCGTGGTCATCATGATGATCGGCTTCGCCGGCGCCGCTTTCAACACCGACGCCGAGAAGGAACTCGCGACCGGCGACAGCATGCAGATCGGCGCCTACACCCTGGTCCTCGATTCCTACACCCAGGACGACAACCCGAATTACGGCAGCGAGTCCGCCATCATCAACGTGATAAAGGACGGAAAGAAGATCGACACCCTCTATCCCGAGCGCCGTTTCTTCAAGGCCAGCCAGCAGACCGCGACCATCGTCGCCAACCGCTCCACGCTCAAAGAAGACCTTTATCTGGTCTATACCGGCAAGAGCGAGAAGGACCGGCCCATCATCAAGGCGCACCTGAACCCCCTGGTGATGTGGATCTGGGTGGGCGTGTGGGGGGTGATCTTCGGGACGGCGATCGCGCTGGTGCCGGTGCAAGCCGCGGTCACGCTAAAGCAACCGGCTCGCTCCCACGCCTCGGCCGTGGAGGTGGGTGACTGA
- a CDS encoding cytochrome c-type biogenesis protein CcmH, which produces MVGLAAIFLLGASDFDARFRDLGHKMMCKCGCNQILLECNHVGCTYSERMRDELTTALQRGDSDDLVLQAFVQKYGATVLAAPTTTGFNRVAWIMPFAALGAGIFAVVYVVRVWKSRQPALAASAASGPAPSAELDEYRERARQETEL; this is translated from the coding sequence TTGGTCGGACTGGCGGCCATATTCCTTCTGGGCGCGTCCGATTTCGATGCGCGCTTCAGAGACCTCGGCCACAAAATGATGTGCAAGTGTGGCTGCAACCAGATCCTGCTGGAATGCAATCATGTGGGGTGTACCTACTCCGAACGCATGCGCGACGAGCTGACCACGGCATTGCAGCGCGGCGACTCCGACGACCTGGTGCTGCAGGCGTTCGTGCAGAAGTACGGGGCCACTGTCCTCGCCGCTCCCACCACCACCGGATTCAACCGCGTGGCCTGGATCATGCCCTTTGCCGCGCTGGGCGCGGGAATCTTCGCGGTGGTGTACGTGGTGCGAGTCTGGAAGTCGCGCCAGCCCGCCCTAGCCGCGTCCGCCGCGTCCGGGCCTGCGCCCTCCGCGGAGTTGGACGAGTATCGCGAGCGGGCGCGCCAGGAGACTGAACTATGA
- a CDS encoding HD domain-containing protein, which produces MKAPESDIARRLEVEQAQLNLYARDLKRLFLSERDKSAQLRAANRQLQAYARDFRTAFYAERQKARELEKAYHDTVLRLVKAMRYKDDETGAHIVRLSHFAKFLAQQRGWKAAAAQLLFDATPMHDVGKIAVPDAILQKAGPLTPEEWEVVRRHPMIGASLLQGSASPLLELARGIALCHHERWDGTGYPRRLRGERIPQSARIVMLVDQYDALRTRRPYKPGLAHAQTVDILLKGDGRTLPQHFDPEVLELFSQHHAQLEVIYERFRD; this is translated from the coding sequence ATGAAGGCGCCGGAAAGCGATATCGCAAGACGGCTTGAGGTGGAGCAGGCGCAACTGAACCTCTACGCTCGCGACTTGAAGAGACTCTTCCTGTCGGAGCGCGACAAGAGCGCGCAGTTGCGCGCCGCCAACCGCCAGCTCCAGGCCTACGCGCGCGACTTTCGCACCGCCTTCTATGCTGAACGGCAGAAGGCGCGCGAGCTGGAAAAGGCCTACCACGACACTGTCCTGCGGCTGGTCAAGGCCATGCGCTACAAGGACGACGAGACGGGCGCGCACATCGTCCGCCTCAGCCACTTCGCCAAGTTCCTGGCCCAGCAGCGGGGGTGGAAGGCGGCGGCGGCACAACTGCTCTTCGACGCCACCCCCATGCACGATGTGGGCAAGATCGCCGTGCCCGACGCCATCCTGCAGAAGGCCGGGCCGCTCACCCCCGAGGAGTGGGAGGTGGTGCGCCGGCATCCGATGATCGGGGCCAGCCTGCTGCAAGGCTCGGCCTCGCCCCTGCTGGAGCTGGCCCGCGGCATCGCCCTGTGCCACCACGAGCGCTGGGACGGCACTGGCTACCCGCGCCGTCTGCGGGGCGAGCGCATCCCTCAGAGCGCGCGCATCGTCATGCTGGTGGACCAGTACGACGCCCTGCGCACCCGCCGTCCTTACAAGCCGGGGCTGGCGCACGCGCAGACCGTGGACATCCTCCTGAAGGGCGACGGCCGCACCCTGCCCCAGCACTTCGACCCCGAAGTGCTGGAGCTGTTCTCCCAACACCACGCGCAACTTGAGGTGATCTATGAGCGGTTCCGCGATTGA
- a CDS encoding zinc metalloprotease HtpX — protein MANGLKTAALLGLLTGLFLLAGEWLGGRNGLYYGLVFAGVMNFVSYFFSDKIALAASNAQPVTREQLPRVYEVVERLTQKVGLPMPRIYVIPNESPNAFATGRNPAHAAVAVTEGILTLLSDEELEGVLAHELGHVRNRDILTSSIAATLAGAITLLARMAYWGALFGGMGGREERDRGGGLGALFMLILAPIAAMLIQLAVSRSREYEADHTGAEFTGNPYALASALQKLDACSKRIPMAASPSTAHLYIVQPLLGMDFASLFSTHPPIAKRIERLTGRPAELQY, from the coding sequence ATGGCAAACGGACTCAAAACCGCCGCCCTGCTGGGCCTACTTACTGGATTGTTTCTGCTCGCCGGCGAATGGCTGGGCGGCCGGAACGGACTGTACTACGGGCTAGTGTTCGCTGGGGTCATGAATTTTGTCTCGTACTTTTTCTCCGACAAGATCGCGCTGGCGGCGTCCAATGCCCAGCCGGTCACGCGCGAGCAACTGCCGCGCGTCTATGAAGTGGTGGAGCGGCTGACCCAAAAGGTCGGCCTGCCGATGCCCAGGATCTACGTGATCCCCAACGAGTCGCCCAACGCCTTCGCTACCGGGCGCAATCCGGCGCACGCCGCAGTGGCGGTCACCGAGGGCATCCTTACCCTGCTCAGTGACGAGGAGCTGGAAGGCGTGCTGGCACATGAACTCGGACACGTGCGCAATCGAGACATTCTCACCAGCTCGATCGCCGCGACCCTGGCGGGCGCCATCACTCTGCTGGCCCGAATGGCATACTGGGGCGCGTTGTTCGGAGGAATGGGAGGTCGTGAGGAACGCGACCGCGGTGGCGGCCTGGGCGCGTTGTTCATGCTCATTCTCGCGCCCATCGCAGCCATGCTCATCCAGCTCGCCGTGTCGCGCTCCCGCGAGTACGAGGCTGACCACACCGGCGCGGAGTTCACCGGAAATCCGTACGCCCTGGCCAGCGCGCTACAGAAGCTGGATGCATGCTCAAAACGCATCCCGATGGCCGCATCGCCCTCGACGGCGCATCTGTACATCGTCCAACCACTGCTGGGGATGGATTTTGCCAGCCTGTTCTCGACCCATCCGCCTATCGCCAAGCGCATCGAGCGCCTCACCGGGCGGCCGGCGGAGCTCCAGTACTAA
- a CDS encoding carboxypeptidase regulatory-like domain-containing protein — MKFRISWLACVLALTIAAPAATLTGKVTNGTTKKPQGGDDVVLLALSQGMQEAARTKVSASGDFKFDVTDDGGPHLVRVNHRGVNYFAMVPPGTTTADVQVFEAASKVEGIAGTVNIMRLQAVDGTLQVTELYAVRNMSEPPRTQMSDQAFEFYLPEGAQVEGSLAQGPGGQPVNSAPVPQSEKSRYAFVFPLRPGETRFQVSYHVPYAGQATITPRPLVSFEHLVVMLPSSMKFQPAAGAHFQPMPSENGAEVRVSSSIKPGDKLAFTVSGTGQIQETEEASAGRSGGPAAQRGRPGGGLGAPEETPDPLHQYRWFILGGLAVVLAVGAFWATTRQPAQPAEAPARAAVRELPPSLAPARPSPSSSNGNPLLDALKEELFQLEMDRHHGRISQQEYAQARAALDVTIQRAAARQAGKS; from the coding sequence GTGAAGTTTCGCATTTCCTGGCTGGCCTGCGTGCTGGCACTGACCATCGCTGCTCCCGCGGCCACGCTCACCGGCAAGGTCACCAATGGCACCACAAAAAAGCCGCAGGGCGGGGACGATGTCGTTCTGCTGGCGCTCTCGCAGGGCATGCAGGAAGCGGCACGCACCAAGGTGTCGGCGAGCGGAGATTTCAAGTTCGACGTCACCGACGACGGCGGTCCCCACCTGGTGCGGGTGAATCACCGGGGCGTTAACTACTTCGCGATGGTGCCGCCGGGCACCACGACCGCAGACGTGCAGGTGTTTGAAGCGGCGTCCAAGGTCGAAGGCATTGCCGGCACGGTCAACATCATGCGCCTCCAAGCGGTGGATGGCACGCTCCAGGTCACCGAACTGTACGCCGTGCGAAACATGTCGGAGCCCCCGCGCACCCAGATGAGCGACCAGGCATTCGAGTTCTATTTGCCGGAAGGCGCGCAGGTCGAAGGCTCGCTGGCCCAAGGGCCGGGCGGGCAGCCGGTGAATTCCGCCCCCGTGCCCCAGAGCGAGAAAAGCCGCTATGCCTTCGTCTTCCCGCTGCGCCCCGGGGAAACGCGATTTCAGGTTTCTTATCACGTTCCCTACGCCGGTCAGGCGACGATCACACCGCGGCCGCTCGTTTCCTTCGAACACCTGGTCGTGATGCTGCCGTCGTCGATGAAGTTCCAGCCCGCAGCGGGAGCGCATTTCCAGCCTATGCCCTCGGAGAACGGCGCTGAGGTGCGAGTCTCGAGCAGCATCAAGCCCGGCGATAAACTTGCGTTCACGGTCTCCGGGACGGGACAGATCCAGGAAACGGAAGAGGCCTCGGCCGGACGGAGCGGCGGGCCGGCGGCCCAGCGCGGACGTCCGGGCGGAGGACTGGGCGCGCCCGAGGAGACACCTGACCCGCTTCATCAGTATCGCTGGTTCATTCTCGGCGGATTGGCCGTGGTGCTCGCCGTGGGCGCGTTTTGGGCCACGACGCGTCAGCCGGCCCAGCCGGCGGAAGCTCCTGCACGCGCCGCTGTCCGAGAGTTGCCACCCTCGTTGGCGCCGGCGCGGCCCAGTCCGAGCAGCAGCAACGGCAATCCTCTTCTCGATGCCCTGAAAGAAGAACTGTTCCAACTCGAGATGGACCGCCACCATGGACGCATCTCGCAGCAGGAGTACGCCCAGGCGCGAGCCGCCCTGGACGTCACCATCCAGCGCGCCGCAGCACGGCAAGCCGGCAAGAGCTGA
- a CDS encoding N-6 DNA methylase: MEHLDLKPTHAAVKNYYAALGQFDQLQIDHEGAVRSAFQFLLSNCARKFKWTLVPEYSIPRKGQSPIRVDGAVLDTFKLRMGAWEAKDSHDDLEKEVKHKLGLGYPRDNIIFQAPERAILYQSGIRQGLNEDISDAKNLVELLKTFFEWERPHHEEWEAAVKDFKAQLPTIAEAAKELIDNERRVNKKFVDKFDAFYALCRQAINPNLSEDAVEGMLIQHLLTERIFRKVFDNPDFSRRNVIAQEIEKVIDSLTSKAFNKDAFLAGLDHFYRAIELNAESAEGYSEKQQFLNSVYERFFQGYSPKEADTLGIVYTPQSIVEFMVRSVEEILKKEFGRSLSDKGVHILDPFVGTGNFIVRVMKEIKTSALPYKYEHELHCNEVMLMPYYIASMNIEHEYLDRTGEYRPFTGICLVDTFELAESEQRALAFMNEENAERVRKQKQAPIFVIIGNPPYNAWQVDQNDNNKNRKYPAVDERVSETYSQTSTATNRSALADPYVKAIRWASDRIGTGGIVALVTNSGFVEGLAADGMRQALAEDFSSIYVLDLGGNVRKNPRLSGTTHNVFGIQVGVSINLFLRNPLRQPGTTGVFYSAVQADWRKEQKYQYLEAACSYSNVPWTKTNDKRNWLKQMPEAVAASVPITHKGGGAGSSEEVFLVSSNGNDSGRDAWVYNFNSKEVERTANLFAEAYNGEVDRWLRSDRTVAVDAFVASDQTKIKWTRNAKRDLRRGKHIAFNEANIGTALYRPFTRMFLYTGRTYNKEVALIPSIFPSNSAENLAICFTGPASERPFMCMVTGSIPDLHLVSPGCGTVTCPFYLYENGNSTKRRENITDWALGQFRSHYGDKKITKWDIFHYVYSVLHHPTYRERYAANLKRELPRIPFVKAGPSGLKPTRDDTSAFWEFVKAGRRLAEIHVEYEKQPEYPLERVENPEEKLNWRVQKMRPSKEKTVLIYNDWLTLKGIPPECYEYRLGNRSALEWVVDQYQVSTDKRSGIRNDPNREDDPEYIVRLIGQVITVSLETVRIVKSLPEFVIDEAKAAGA, encoded by the coding sequence TTGGAGCACCTCGACCTCAAGCCGACGCACGCGGCGGTGAAGAACTACTACGCCGCGCTGGGGCAATTCGACCAGCTCCAAATCGACCACGAAGGGGCGGTCCGTTCGGCCTTTCAGTTCCTGCTCTCGAACTGCGCGCGCAAGTTTAAGTGGACGCTCGTCCCGGAGTACTCCATCCCGCGCAAGGGACAGTCGCCCATCCGCGTGGACGGCGCGGTGCTCGATACCTTCAAGCTGCGCATGGGCGCCTGGGAGGCCAAGGACAGCCACGACGACCTCGAAAAGGAGGTCAAGCACAAGCTGGGGCTCGGCTATCCCCGCGACAACATCATTTTTCAGGCCCCAGAACGCGCCATCCTCTACCAGAGCGGCATTCGCCAGGGGCTGAACGAGGACATCTCCGACGCCAAGAACCTGGTCGAGCTGCTCAAGACGTTCTTCGAGTGGGAGCGGCCGCATCACGAGGAATGGGAAGCTGCTGTCAAGGACTTCAAGGCGCAACTGCCGACCATTGCCGAAGCCGCCAAGGAACTGATCGACAACGAACGCCGTGTCAACAAGAAGTTCGTAGACAAGTTCGATGCTTTCTACGCCCTGTGCCGGCAGGCCATCAATCCCAATCTGTCGGAGGACGCGGTCGAGGGGATGCTGATCCAGCACCTGCTCACCGAGCGCATCTTCCGCAAGGTCTTCGACAATCCGGATTTCAGTCGGCGGAACGTTATCGCGCAGGAAATCGAGAAGGTCATTGACAGCCTCACATCGAAGGCCTTCAACAAAGATGCCTTTCTCGCGGGACTCGACCATTTTTACCGGGCGATCGAGCTGAACGCGGAGAGCGCCGAGGGCTACTCGGAGAAGCAGCAGTTCCTGAACAGCGTGTACGAGCGGTTCTTCCAGGGCTACTCGCCGAAAGAGGCGGACACGCTCGGCATCGTGTACACGCCGCAGTCCATCGTGGAGTTCATGGTGCGCAGCGTGGAGGAGATCCTGAAAAAGGAGTTCGGGAGATCACTGAGCGACAAAGGCGTGCACATCCTCGACCCGTTCGTGGGCACGGGGAACTTCATCGTGCGGGTGATGAAGGAGATCAAGACATCGGCGCTGCCCTACAAGTACGAGCACGAGCTGCACTGCAATGAAGTCATGCTGATGCCGTACTACATCGCCAGCATGAACATCGAACACGAGTACCTGGATAGGACGGGGGAGTACAGACCCTTTACCGGAATCTGCCTTGTGGATACGTTTGAATTAGCGGAATCGGAGCAACGAGCGCTGGCATTTATGAACGAGGAGAATGCTGAGCGCGTGCGCAAACAGAAGCAGGCGCCGATTTTCGTGATCATCGGTAACCCGCCGTATAACGCTTGGCAGGTCGATCAGAACGACAACAACAAGAACCGCAAGTATCCGGCAGTCGACGAGCGGGTTAGCGAGACGTATTCCCAAACATCAACGGCAACGAACAGAAGTGCTCTCGCGGACCCGTACGTGAAGGCGATTCGCTGGGCGTCCGACCGCATTGGAACAGGAGGCATAGTTGCGCTGGTGACCAACAGCGGTTTTGTCGAGGGGCTTGCGGCTGATGGCATGCGCCAAGCGCTTGCCGAGGATTTCAGCTCGATCTACGTGTTGGATCTCGGCGGAAATGTTCGGAAGAATCCGCGGCTGTCAGGGACGACCCACAACGTGTTCGGAATTCAGGTCGGCGTCAGCATCAACCTGTTTCTGCGAAACCCCCTCCGACAGCCGGGGACAACAGGGGTGTTCTACAGCGCGGTTCAGGCCGACTGGAGAAAGGAGCAGAAGTATCAATACCTGGAAGCCGCGTGCTCCTACTCAAACGTCCCATGGACGAAAACGAATGATAAGCGGAACTGGCTCAAGCAGATGCCCGAGGCGGTTGCGGCGTCAGTCCCCATTACACACAAAGGTGGCGGTGCGGGAAGTTCGGAAGAGGTTTTTCTCGTAAGCAGTAATGGAAACGACTCAGGCCGGGACGCCTGGGTCTACAACTTCAACTCGAAGGAGGTAGAGAGAACAGCAAACCTTTTCGCTGAGGCTTACAACGGAGAAGTCGATCGATGGCTCCGGTCTGATCGAACCGTGGCAGTAGACGCATTCGTCGCTTCGGATCAGACCAAGATCAAATGGACGCGAAATGCAAAGCGCGACCTTCGACGGGGCAAGCACATCGCCTTTAATGAAGCGAACATAGGTACTGCCTTGTACAGGCCATTCACGCGGATGTTCTTGTACACGGGGAGGACATACAACAAGGAAGTCGCTCTCATCCCCTCCATCTTCCCATCCAATTCTGCTGAAAACCTCGCGATCTGTTTCACTGGCCCGGCATCGGAGCGGCCGTTTATGTGCATGGTGACTGGCAGCATCCCAGATCTGCACCTCGTGAGCCCCGGCTGCGGAACGGTTACATGTCCCTTCTATCTTTATGAAAACGGGAATAGCACGAAACGCCGGGAGAACATCACTGACTGGGCGCTGGGGCAGTTCCGCAGCCACTACGGCGACAAGAAAATCACCAAGTGGGACATTTTCCACTACGTCTATTCGGTGTTGCATCACCCGACATACCGCGAGAGGTATGCGGCGAACCTGAAGCGGGAGCTACCGAGGATACCGTTCGTAAAAGCAGGTCCGTCGGGGCTGAAGCCCACTCGGGATGATACATCGGCATTTTGGGAGTTTGTGAAGGCGGGGCGGAGGCTGGCGGAGATCCACGTCGAGTACGAGAAGCAGCCGGAGTATCCGTTGGAGCGGGTCGAGAACCCGGAGGAGAAGCTAAACTGGCGTGTGCAGAAGATGCGCCCGAGCAAAGAAAAGACGGTCCTCATCTATAACGACTGGCTGACGCTGAAGGGCATCCCGCCGGAGTGCTACGAGTACCGCCTGGGCAACCGCTCGGCGCTGGAGTGGGTGGTGGACCAGTATCAGGTCTCGACCGACAAGCGCAGCGGCATCCGCAACGATCCCAACCGCGAGGACGACCCCGAGTACATCGTGCGCCTGATCGGGCAGGTCATCACCGTCAGCCTCGAAACCGTCCGCATCGTCAAATCCCTCCCCGAGTTCGTCATCGACGAAGCCAAAGCAGCGGGGGCGTAA